In Spirosoma pollinicola, the genomic window ACGAGGCTCAGCAACCAACCGCAGTTAAATTCTAAGTCATAATGGATCGTATTAATACCATTGGCCGCCGTAAAACTGCCATCTCCCGCATTTATATGTCGGCTGGCAGCGGAGCCATCTCGGTGAACGGAAAAGATTACAAACAATATTTTCCTACCGAAGTACTGCAAATCATTCTTAACCAACCCTTTGCTACCGTAAATGGTGTTGGTGGCTACGACGTGAAAGTAAACGTTCGTGGTGGTGGTGTGGCTGGACAAGCCGAAGCTACCCGTATGGCGATTGCCCGCGCATTAGTCGAAGTGAACGCTGAGTTCCGTCCAGCCCTCAAAAAAGAAGGCTTCCTGACACGGGATTCACGTATGGTAGAACGGAAAAAGCCAGGTCGGAAAAAAGCCCGTCGTCGCTTCCAGTTCTCGAAACGTTAATATGTCAATGTGTAATGAAAAGTGCACAATGTATGTTGGAGTTAAACTCAATGTACAATTTACATTCATCATTATTCATTAAACAAATGTCCAGACTGCCCTTAGATGATGCCGACGGGTGGTGCTGCGTATTTTTCAACAACATTTATTTTTCAAGTCTGAAATGGCACAAATTGAATATAAAGACCTCCTAGACGCCGGTGTACACTTCGGTCACCTTACGCGTAAATGGGATCCCCGGATGGCTCCGTACATCTTCATGGAGAAGAACGGCATCCATATTATTGACCTTAACAAAACGGTTGCTGCACTGGACGAAGCGGCTAATGCCATCAAAGGTATTGTTCGCTCAGGCCGGAAAGTG contains:
- the rpsI gene encoding 30S ribosomal protein S9; its protein translation is MDRINTIGRRKTAISRIYMSAGSGAISVNGKDYKQYFPTEVLQIILNQPFATVNGVGGYDVKVNVRGGGVAGQAEATRMAIARALVEVNAEFRPALKKEGFLTRDSRMVERKKPGRKKARRRFQFSKR